A window of Gimesia sp. contains these coding sequences:
- a CDS encoding efflux RND transporter periplasmic adaptor subunit — protein sequence MNNLNQSEICARDEASSQKKQNVRRWWIRLLVQPFLFLLCGAVLIAGLGVAQRMGFITAGGGGHSHESPLSKVVKYICPMMCTPPQTEPGRCPVCAMELVPATSDGSKSDPNAVRIDPAARRIANIQTTSVESMPLSHTIQAVGELSYDEGNLKTLSAYVDGRIERLYADFTGVEVKQGDRLAYLYSPLLYSSQVELLLAKKALENSRSATLKRVIQTNENLYQSSKQRLVELGMTLPQIEEIEKTGKANSRMHLCAPISGTVIKKPAVEGQYVKEGQVIYQLADLSQLWLMLELFPEDAATIRYGQKVEATVQSQPDQTFTGRVAFIDPHVDPQTRTVGVRIVMPNPEGALRVGDYARATISVPAGSKGKSGGVYDPELADCWICPRHPHVIAKEPGKCPVTGQALVPTSQYGYVSQSIAESEALTVPRDAVLMAGQHSVLYVETEPGRFEIRNVVLGPTCGDQIVILKGVKQGEQVATRGNFLIDSQMQLAGNPSLIDPTRAEPLPDQEKSETILAALSKLPPADRSRAEQQRICPVTMMSLGSMGAPAKVDLNGEMVFICCEGCRESLLEHPKQYLEKLKTADSSGQQDQDLPAMELPSIESPLMIEPDDSLPPLDVPLEMEPEPLPQAPRLPLTATGAKQEVRQ from the coding sequence ATGAATAATTTGAATCAAAGTGAGATCTGCGCCCGGGATGAGGCGTCTTCACAGAAAAAACAGAATGTCCGCCGCTGGTGGATTCGACTGCTGGTGCAGCCGTTCCTGTTTCTGCTGTGCGGGGCTGTACTGATCGCCGGTCTGGGCGTGGCGCAGCGCATGGGCTTCATCACAGCCGGCGGAGGTGGGCACAGTCATGAATCGCCCCTCAGCAAAGTCGTGAAATATATCTGCCCGATGATGTGCACGCCCCCTCAGACCGAGCCGGGACGGTGCCCGGTCTGTGCCATGGAACTGGTGCCGGCCACCTCGGATGGATCGAAATCAGATCCTAATGCGGTCCGTATCGATCCGGCGGCCCGCAGGATTGCCAACATTCAGACCACCTCGGTCGAATCGATGCCCCTGAGCCACACGATCCAGGCCGTGGGCGAATTAAGCTATGACGAAGGGAACCTCAAGACCCTGTCTGCATATGTGGACGGTCGCATCGAACGGCTCTATGCCGATTTTACGGGTGTCGAAGTCAAACAGGGAGACCGACTGGCTTATCTTTACTCCCCCCTGCTTTATTCGAGTCAGGTCGAACTGCTGCTGGCCAAAAAGGCCTTAGAGAACAGTCGCTCTGCCACACTGAAACGGGTGATCCAGACCAACGAAAACCTCTATCAGAGTTCGAAACAGAGATTAGTCGAACTGGGTATGACGCTGCCCCAGATCGAAGAAATCGAAAAAACGGGCAAGGCCAACAGCCGGATGCATTTATGTGCCCCCATCAGTGGGACGGTCATCAAAAAGCCTGCGGTAGAAGGACAGTATGTCAAGGAGGGACAGGTCATCTATCAGTTGGCTGATCTTTCTCAATTATGGTTGATGCTCGAACTGTTCCCGGAAGATGCCGCCACGATTCGCTATGGACAGAAAGTTGAAGCGACCGTTCAGTCGCAGCCCGATCAGACCTTTACCGGCCGTGTGGCCTTTATCGATCCTCACGTTGATCCCCAGACACGCACGGTCGGCGTACGAATCGTAATGCCTAACCCGGAGGGAGCGCTGCGTGTGGGAGATTACGCCCGTGCGACCATCTCCGTTCCTGCGGGAAGTAAGGGAAAATCCGGAGGCGTTTATGATCCCGAACTGGCAGACTGCTGGATCTGCCCCCGGCACCCGCACGTCATCGCCAAAGAACCGGGCAAGTGTCCTGTCACCGGGCAAGCCCTGGTTCCCACCTCACAATACGGTTATGTCTCACAGTCAATCGCGGAAAGTGAAGCACTCACGGTACCTCGCGATGCCGTCCTGATGGCGGGACAGCATAGTGTGCTCTATGTCGAAACCGAACCGGGACGCTTTGAAATACGTAATGTGGTTCTGGGACCGACCTGCGGCGACCAGATCGTGATCCTGAAAGGAGTCAAGCAGGGAGAGCAGGTCGCGACCCGCGGCAACTTCCTGATCGATTCACAGATGCAGCTGGCAGGCAATCCGTCGCTCATCGATCCGACCCGTGCGGAACCTCTGCCGGATCAGGAAAAATCAGAAACGATTCTGGCGGCTCTTTCGAAGCTCCCTCCTGCGGATCGCAGTCGGGCAGAACAGCAACGGATCTGTCCTGTCACGATGATGTCTCTGGGATCGATGGGGGCCCCTGCCAAAGTCGACCTCAATGGAGAAATGGTTTTCATCTGCTGTGAAGGCTGTCGGGAAAGTCTGCTGGAACACCCGAAGCAGTACCTGGAAAAACTCAAAACGGCTGACAGTTCGGGCCAACAGGATCAAGACTTGCCCGCCATGGAACTGCCGTCAATTGAATCCCCTCTGATGATTGAGCCGGATGACAGCCTGCCCCCGCTGGACGTGCCGCTAGAGATGGAGCCTGAACCGCTTCCACAGGCCCCCAGACTGCCCCTGACGGCTACCGGAGCGAAACAGGAGGTCCGTCAATGA
- a CDS encoding isoamylase translates to MLRNTVQNICQHCGTLVESETPADQLHQGPEWERFEGTPAPLGVSWLNTEQAYNFAIDAVNASRVTLLLFREQELETPACCLELDPLKNKSGSVWHCRVPLTEADGAVYYAYKIDGPAEHATGNWHVYDPAKILVDPYARSIFFPTITPDRDHSEIPHPPLGRLDICRCPFDWKDELRVCHGTDLIIYEMHVRGFTQHPSSGIDDDKRGTFAGVVEKIPYLKELGVTAVELMPVFQFDPFDENYWGYMPLNFFAPHNQYSTNLSSCEQHSQFREMVRELHSAGIEVILDVVYNHTGEGDQRGPTYCYRGIDNATYYVPSGDPSAPYANFSGTGNTLNTSAPTVRRLILDSLRYWAKEMHVDGFRFDLASVFSRGGDGAVNLNQPPLFNQIAADPDLAHVRLIAEPWDASGLYQLGKSFPGRTWMQWNGQFRDTLQQFVRGDRGLISQLMTRLYGSNDLFPDDTYHAFRPFQSVNFITSHDGFTMYDLTAYNRKHNTANGLDNLDGPDDFSWNCGWEGNDQLPQEVADLRKRQVKNFCCLLMLSNGSPMFRMGDEFMQTQGGNNNPFNQDNETSWLDWDRLTQHEEVFRFFKKMIAFRKSHGMLGSSTFWREKIQWYGAEQPEVDLSADSQCLAYHLHDPSPETRDLYVMINGSTRPVQFSIHAQADKTWKRVVDTSLPSPMDLLVPDIQIPLTHNHYRVNQRSIVVLAQSRGDT, encoded by the coding sequence ATGCTGCGAAACACCGTTCAGAATATCTGCCAGCACTGCGGGACTCTGGTTGAGAGTGAAACACCTGCCGATCAGTTGCACCAGGGACCGGAATGGGAACGATTTGAAGGTACCCCTGCCCCCCTGGGGGTCAGCTGGTTAAATACGGAACAGGCTTATAATTTTGCCATTGATGCCGTGAATGCGTCCAGGGTGACTTTATTGCTCTTTCGAGAACAGGAATTGGAGACTCCAGCCTGTTGCCTGGAACTCGATCCGCTCAAAAACAAATCGGGCTCCGTGTGGCATTGCCGCGTACCGCTCACGGAGGCCGATGGAGCCGTATATTATGCCTACAAAATCGATGGCCCCGCCGAGCATGCGACCGGCAACTGGCATGTGTACGATCCCGCTAAAATTCTGGTCGATCCGTACGCGCGCAGCATATTCTTTCCCACAATAACACCGGATCGAGATCACTCAGAAATCCCTCATCCTCCTCTGGGTCGTCTGGACATCTGCCGGTGCCCGTTTGACTGGAAAGACGAACTTCGCGTGTGCCACGGTACTGATCTGATCATCTACGAGATGCACGTACGTGGATTCACACAACATCCGAGTTCAGGAATCGACGATGACAAACGAGGCACATTTGCCGGTGTCGTTGAAAAGATCCCTTATCTCAAAGAACTGGGTGTCACAGCGGTCGAATTGATGCCCGTCTTTCAATTTGACCCGTTTGACGAAAACTACTGGGGCTACATGCCCCTGAATTTTTTCGCTCCTCATAATCAATATTCAACGAACCTGTCTTCGTGTGAGCAGCATAGCCAGTTTCGGGAAATGGTCCGCGAACTGCATAGTGCCGGGATCGAGGTGATTCTGGATGTGGTTTATAACCATACAGGAGAGGGAGACCAGCGGGGCCCGACATACTGTTATCGTGGAATCGACAATGCCACCTACTATGTTCCGTCTGGCGATCCGAGTGCCCCCTATGCCAACTTCAGTGGCACAGGAAACACACTCAACACTTCTGCTCCGACTGTCCGCCGCCTCATCCTGGACAGCTTACGCTACTGGGCCAAAGAGATGCATGTGGACGGGTTTCGGTTCGACCTGGCTTCCGTCTTTTCTCGCGGCGGAGATGGGGCTGTGAATCTCAACCAGCCACCTTTATTTAATCAGATTGCCGCCGATCCGGATCTGGCTCATGTCCGTCTAATTGCAGAGCCGTGGGACGCCTCGGGCCTGTACCAGCTAGGCAAGTCTTTTCCCGGTCGTACCTGGATGCAGTGGAACGGCCAGTTTCGGGACACGCTGCAACAGTTTGTCAGGGGCGATCGGGGGCTGATTTCCCAACTGATGACGCGTCTGTATGGCAGTAACGATCTCTTTCCGGATGACACCTATCATGCATTTCGCCCGTTCCAGAGTGTCAACTTTATCACATCGCATGACGGTTTTACGATGTATGACCTCACAGCATACAACAGGAAGCACAATACAGCGAATGGCTTAGATAATCTGGATGGCCCGGACGATTTCAGCTGGAACTGTGGCTGGGAAGGAAATGACCAGTTGCCGCAGGAAGTCGCTGATTTACGCAAACGACAGGTGAAAAACTTCTGCTGTCTGCTGATGCTGTCAAATGGCAGCCCCATGTTCCGCATGGGAGATGAGTTTATGCAGACTCAGGGAGGAAACAACAACCCTTTCAACCAGGACAACGAAACCAGCTGGCTCGACTGGGACCGGCTGACGCAACATGAAGAAGTCTTCCGCTTTTTCAAAAAAATGATCGCGTTTCGCAAATCTCATGGAATGCTGGGGAGTTCGACTTTCTGGCGGGAGAAGATTCAGTGGTACGGGGCAGAACAACCGGAGGTCGATCTGTCCGCCGATTCTCAATGCCTGGCATATCACCTGCACGATCCTTCGCCAGAAACCCGCGACCTTTACGTGATGATCAATGGCTCGACAAGGCCCGTACAGTTCTCAATCCATGCACAAGCAGATAAGACATGGAAACGGGTTGTCGATACTTCCCTGCCCAGTCCCATGGATTTATTAGTGCCTGATATTCAAATCCCGCTGACTCATAATCACTACAGGGTCAATCAGCGCAGCATTGTCGTTTTGGCACAATCGAGAGGTGATACTTGA
- a CDS encoding RNA polymerase sigma factor — translation MSSKRATTRQNAALQALVDAETIEGCQAGESHAQERLYGLCHARIYHVMVRMVGLQDAADLTQQIFLQAFRKIDQYAGQSKFETWFYRLAINEALQHLRKKRRRSHLSFTQEPMSQNQPEQNRREMKELLEEALSRLDPEVLSVFILHEVEKLTYREIAEVKNIAEGTVGSRMNRARRELKQHLTDLGWEP, via the coding sequence GTGTCATCTAAACGAGCAACAACCCGACAAAACGCTGCTTTGCAGGCTCTGGTCGATGCCGAAACCATCGAAGGGTGCCAGGCAGGCGAGAGTCATGCGCAAGAGCGTCTTTACGGGTTATGCCATGCCCGGATTTATCACGTGATGGTTCGGATGGTTGGCTTGCAGGATGCTGCTGATTTAACTCAGCAGATATTTCTGCAGGCATTTCGTAAGATCGATCAATATGCGGGCCAATCGAAATTTGAAACCTGGTTTTATCGACTGGCAATCAATGAGGCTCTTCAGCACCTGCGGAAAAAACGCCGCCGGTCGCACCTGTCATTTACACAAGAACCCATGAGTCAGAATCAGCCAGAGCAGAATCGCAGAGAAATGAAAGAACTCCTGGAAGAGGCTCTGTCTCGACTGGATCCGGAGGTGCTTTCCGTTTTCATACTGCATGAAGTGGAAAAACTGACATATCGTGAAATTGCTGAGGTAAAGAATATCGCAGAAGGAACTGTAGGCTCGCGAATGAATCGTGCTCGGCGGGAGTTGAAACAGCACCTGACTGATCTGGGGTGGGAGCCATAA